From Pseudomonadota bacterium:
GGCGAAGGGGACGTTCAGGTAGATGAGCAGGGCGGATTTCAGCTCCCCGAAGGCCATGTAGAGCAGGACGAAGATGAGGCCGAGCGCGAGCGGCACCGCGACCGCAAGGCGTTCCGTGGCGGCGCTCAAGTTTTCGAACTGCCCTCCCCAGCGGATCACATAGCCGGGGGGCATCGGCACCTGGCTCTGAATACGTGCTTGGGCATCGTGCACGAAGGACGCCAGGTCGCGTCCTCGAACGTTCACCTCGACGTTGGTTCGCCGCCGCACGTTCTCGCGGCTCACGCTCGCGGGCGAGTCCACGATCTGAATGCTGGCGATCTGTCCTAGAGGAACGAGGGGGCCGCTCGCTCCGCTCACCGGAAGGTTTCGCAGTTCGTCGATGTCGTCGCGCAGCGCGGCAGGCACGCGCACCTGGAGCCGGAATCGCCGCTCGCCCTCGTAGACCTCCCCGACTCCCCGACCGCCGATGGCCTCGATCGCGTCGAGTGCATCGCGCACGGAGACGCCGTAACGCGAGGCTGCCGCGCGGTCGACGGTCACCTCCATCGTGGGCAGACCGGCGAGCTGCTCGCCACGAACGTCAGAGGCGCCGGGAATCCCCCGCACGGCAGCCTGTAACTGCAAACTCAAGCGCTCCAGTGTGGCAAGGTCATCGCCGTAGAGGGTGATCGCGACGTCCGATCGCGTACCGCTGATGAGCTCGGCCATGCGTAGCTCGATCGGCTGCGAGAAGGAGAAGCCCAGACCCGGGAGTGCCTCCGTCAGGCGAGCTGAGATTCGTTGCACCAGCTCCTCACGCGTCCGCGCCGTCTGCCATTCGTCGTGGGGCTTCAGGATGATGATCGCATCCGACAGCTCGACACCCATAGGGTCAGTCGCGATCTCTGCTCGTCCGGTCTTCGAGACGACGGTCACCACCTCGGGGAACTCGCGCATCACGGTTTCGAAGCGCGTCGCGCTCCGCACGCTCTCCTCGAGGGACACGCTCGGAAGCCGGAGCACCTGGATGGCGAGGGCGCCTTCGTCCAAACGAGGAACGAACTCGGCCCCCATCTGGGACGCAACGAGTCCTGTAAGCGTGAGCAGCGCAAGGGATATGCCGATGACCTTCTTCGGCATTCGCATCAGCGGCTCGAGGAGGCGCGGGTAGACACGATGAAGCAGGCGGGCGACGAACGGTTCCTTCTCCTCCGTGTGTTGACGCATGAACGTGGCGACAAGGACTGGCACGAACGTGATCGACGCCACCACCGCGCCGATCAGGGCGAAGAGGACGGTGATCGCCATGGGCTTGAACATCTTGCCCTCGATGCCGGCCAGCGTGAGGATCGGCACATAGACGAGCACGATGATGGCCTGTCCGAACAGCGCGGCCTTGCTCACGTCGAGCGTCGAGCCGAGCACGCTCTCTGCAGCCTCCGAGTAGCTCAGCGGTCGACCGCGACCGCGCGCGGCAGCGGCGAGATGTACCACCGCGTTCTCGACGACGATGACCGAGCCGTCGACGACGATGCCGAAGTCGATGGCTCCGAGGCTCATGAGATTGCCTGAAAGGCCCAGGAGCTTCATTGCCGTGAACGCGACGAGCATCGAAAACGGGATCGCGGCAGCAACGATCAGTCCGCCCCTCACACTGCCGAGGAGCAGGAACAAGACCGCGATGACGAAGAGAGCTCCCTCCGCGAGATTCGTTCCCACCGTCTTGATCGTTCGGTTGACCAGGTCGGCCCTGTCGTAGAACACGTCGATTCGGACACCTTGCGGGAGCGAAGGGGAGATCTGCGCGAGCTTGGCCTTCACACTTTCGACGACCTCGCGACCATTCGCGCCGACCAGCATCATCACGATGCCGGTCACCACCTCACCGCGTCCGTCCCGTGTCACCGCCCCCTGCCGAATCATCGGCGCCAGGTGAACGCGCGCGACGTCGCGTACGCGAACCGGGACTCCATCCTCCCGAGTCTCGATGAGGACGTCGCCAATCTCGTCGAGGCTCTGAATACGGCCTTCGCCTCGGACGAGGAGCTGCTCGCCCGAGCGCACGAGGTACCCACCACCCGCCGTCGCGTTGTTCCGTTCGAGTGCCTCGAAGAGCTCGTTGAGGGAGATGCTGAGCGCACGGAGGCGGTCCGGCAGCACCTCTACTTCGTAGGTCTTCAGCTCGCCACCGAACGAATTGACCTCCACGACACCGCGGACCGAGCGGAGCTCGTAGGCGGCAAACCAATCGAGGACCGAGCGCAGCTCCATCGGAGTGTGACACTGCTCGGTATCGGGCTGCCCCGCTGCGCACACCCGATCGCTCCGAACTTCGAACTGGAAGATCTCGCCGAGCCCCGAGCTAAGCGGTCCGAGCTCGGGCGAGATGCCAGCAGGAAGCCGCTCGCGCGCCTGCGTGAGACGCTCTGAAATGAGCTGGCGCGCGCGAAGCAGATCCGTCCCCTCGTCGAACACGACCGTGACGGCCGAGAGTCCGAACCGGGAGACGCTGCGAATCTGCTCGACGTCCGGAAGCCCGCTCATCGACGATTCGACCGGGAACGTGATCGTGCGCTCGACGTCGACAGGGCCGAGAGCCGGAGCGTTCGTCAACACCTGCACCTGGACATTGGTGATGTCCGGGACCGCATCGATCGGCAGGTGGAATGCGTTTCGGACGCCCAAGACCGCCACGAGTACGACCAGGGCGAGAACGAGAAGGCGCCACTTGAGGCAAAGCTCGACGAGATTC
This genomic window contains:
- a CDS encoding efflux RND transporter permease subunit, giving the protein MKNLVELCLKWRLLVLALVVLVAVLGVRNAFHLPIDAVPDITNVQVQVLTNAPALGPVDVERTITFPVESSMSGLPDVEQIRSVSRFGLSAVTVVFDEGTDLLRARQLISERLTQARERLPAGISPELGPLSSGLGEIFQFEVRSDRVCAAGQPDTEQCHTPMELRSVLDWFAAYELRSVRGVVEVNSFGGELKTYEVEVLPDRLRALSISLNELFEALERNNATAGGGYLVRSGEQLLVRGEGRIQSLDEIGDVLIETREDGVPVRVRDVARVHLAPMIRQGAVTRDGRGEVVTGIVMMLVGANGREVVESVKAKLAQISPSLPQGVRIDVFYDRADLVNRTIKTVGTNLAEGALFVIAVLFLLLGSVRGGLIVAAAIPFSMLVAFTAMKLLGLSGNLMSLGAIDFGIVVDGSVIVVENAVVHLAAAARGRGRPLSYSEAAESVLGSTLDVSKAALFGQAIIVLVYVPILTLAGIEGKMFKPMAITVLFALIGAVVASITFVPVLVATFMRQHTEEKEPFVARLLHRVYPRLLEPLMRMPKKVIGISLALLTLTGLVASQMGAEFVPRLDEGALAIQVLRLPSVSLEESVRSATRFETVMREFPEVVTVVSKTGRAEIATDPMGVELSDAIIILKPHDEWQTARTREELVQRISARLTEALPGLGFSFSQPIELRMAELISGTRSDVAITLYGDDLATLERLSLQLQAAVRGIPGASDVRGEQLAGLPTMEVTVDRAAASRYGVSVRDALDAIEAIGGRGVGEVYEGERRFRLQVRVPAALRDDIDELRNLPVSGASGPLVPLGQIASIQIVDSPASVSRENVRRRTNVEVNVRGRDLASFVHDAQARIQSQVPMPPGYVIRWGGQFENLSAATERLAVAVPLALGLIFVLLYMAFGELKSALLIYLNVPFAAVGGVFLLALRGMPFSISAGVGFIALFGIAVLNGVVLLTTVKKLREQGRSPVEAAREGAEARLRAVVMTATVAALGFIPMALSSSAGAEVQRPLATVVIGGLVSATFLTLFVLPTIYAFVYRKDEPQQPPGPEAQGLDEEGAPA